A genome region from Chitinivorax sp. PXF-14 includes the following:
- a CDS encoding transglycosylase SLT domain-containing protein has product MVVGLYACSAFAFALEVPPPAYQLAARQAGVPSPVLYAVALQESGARLRGHLIPWPWTLNVAGRAERYATRAEACAGIRRALARAPANRIDAGLGQVNLGYHAHRYGHPCDLLDPYRNLAIATEILQEQHTPGEDWLVAIGRYHRPAGGAPAARYRRSVHQHLTRVLGSGASLPVARSSMP; this is encoded by the coding sequence ATGGTCGTGGGGCTCTATGCCTGCTCAGCCTTCGCTTTTGCCCTGGAAGTGCCACCTCCCGCCTACCAGCTTGCTGCGCGACAGGCGGGCGTGCCGTCTCCGGTGCTGTACGCGGTGGCGCTGCAAGAGAGCGGCGCGCGGCTACGCGGCCATCTGATCCCTTGGCCGTGGACGCTCAACGTCGCCGGCCGGGCCGAACGCTATGCGACACGGGCTGAGGCCTGCGCTGGCATCCGCCGGGCACTCGCCCGCGCGCCGGCCAACCGCATCGACGCTGGCCTCGGTCAGGTCAACCTCGGTTATCACGCACACCGCTACGGGCATCCCTGCGATCTGCTCGACCCCTACCGCAACCTCGCCATCGCCACGGAAATCCTGCAGGAGCAGCACACTCCCGGCGAGGACTGGCTGGTCGCCATCGGCCGCTATCACCGCCCCGCGGGCGGGGCGCCGGCTGCCCGCTATCGCCGCAGCGTCCACCAGCACCTGACTCGCGTGCTCGGATCAGGCGCCTCACTTCCCGTTGCCAGGAGTTCCATGCCATGA
- a CDS encoding integrating conjugative element protein, with translation MAHAQERRPAAKNGSPPLIVVEDKGGTSALPYYRPLNPQDAPPGQPSASQPAPRIGGPADAEAVMLPVRSMRLSPGEEPRRVIRAPGLTPLFLVGDDDRSRAWLKQRRATLQQLHAVGLVVNVASPEALAALRHLAPGLMLSPASGDDLAQRLGLRHYPVLITSTGIEP, from the coding sequence ATGGCCCACGCGCAGGAGCGCCGCCCCGCAGCCAAGAATGGTTCCCCGCCGCTGATCGTGGTCGAGGACAAGGGCGGCACTTCGGCGCTGCCGTACTACCGGCCTTTGAATCCGCAGGACGCGCCGCCCGGTCAGCCTTCCGCATCCCAGCCAGCGCCGCGTATTGGCGGCCCAGCCGATGCCGAAGCAGTTATGCTGCCGGTGCGTTCGATGCGGCTGTCCCCCGGCGAGGAACCGCGGCGCGTGATCCGCGCACCAGGCCTGACGCCGCTGTTCCTGGTCGGCGACGACGACCGCTCGCGCGCCTGGCTCAAACAGCGGCGCGCGACTTTGCAGCAACTGCACGCTGTCGGCTTGGTGGTCAACGTGGCCTCACCCGAGGCATTGGCCGCGCTGCGCCACCTCGCGCCGGGTCTGATGCTGTCGCCTGCCTCGGGCGACGACCTGGCCCAGCGCCTGGGCCTACGGCATTACCCGGTGCTGATCACCTCCACCGGCATTGAACCGTGA
- a CDS encoding helicase-related protein, whose amino-acid sequence MSLDTDVVPATDGAPVQGDLLEAVASPLAMSLQDFVAEFGDELLDSLNRANPPVYTGQARPHRQLVLASLKRKLFGAQAEVVHAVTELLADRGERAAIVNGEMGCGKTTVGIATAAVLHAEGYRRTLVLSPPHLVYKWRREIQETVAGAKVWVLNGPDTLFKLIKLREQLGVPVRGQEFYVLGRVRMRMGFHWKPVFNVRRTKHGEVGACPDCGQVITNLDGEPINPVELEAEDYRRRCSHCGAPLWTLMRPRSLSASDQSTAVFKALQRIPTIGEVTAQKLMKKFGDSFLASMLGDNIHEFINLMDANGELVFSDRQAHRMERAMANMEFGFGEGGYQPSEFVKRHLPQGTFDLLIADEAHEYKNGGSAQGQAMGVLAAKARKTLLLTGTLMGGYGDDLFHLLFRALPGRMIEDGYRPTKSGSMTSAAMAFMRDHGILKDIYSESTGTAHKTAKGTKVSVRTVKAPGFGPKGVLRCVLPFTVFLKLKDIGGNVLPSYDEEFREVAMDTAQAAAYRDLSFRLTSALKQALAKRDTTLLGVVLNVLLAWPDCCFRSETVVHPRTRQTLAFVPAQFNELEVMPKERELIEICKQEKAAGRKTLVYSVYTGTRDTTSRLKVLLEQEGFKVAVLRASVDASRREDWIAEQLDRGIDVLITNPELVKTGLDLLEFPTIVFMQSGYNVYSLQQAARRSWRIGQKQPVRVIYLGYAASSQMTCLGLMARKIMVSQSTSGDVPESGLDVLNQDGDSVEVALARQLVAA is encoded by the coding sequence ATGTCCCTCGATACCGACGTTGTTCCCGCCACCGATGGCGCGCCCGTTCAGGGCGACCTGCTCGAAGCGGTTGCCTCTCCTCTGGCGATGAGCCTTCAGGATTTCGTTGCCGAATTCGGCGACGAGCTGCTGGACTCGCTCAACCGCGCCAACCCTCCCGTCTACACCGGCCAGGCCCGGCCGCATCGCCAGCTCGTGCTGGCCAGTCTCAAGCGCAAGCTGTTCGGCGCGCAAGCCGAGGTGGTGCATGCCGTCACCGAGCTGTTGGCCGACCGCGGCGAACGCGCTGCGATCGTCAATGGCGAGATGGGCTGCGGCAAGACCACCGTTGGCATCGCCACGGCGGCCGTGCTGCACGCCGAAGGCTACCGCCGCACGCTGGTGCTCTCTCCGCCGCACCTGGTCTACAAGTGGCGCCGTGAAATCCAGGAGACGGTGGCCGGCGCGAAGGTCTGGGTGCTCAATGGCCCGGACACGCTGTTCAAGCTCATCAAGCTGCGCGAGCAGTTGGGCGTACCGGTGCGCGGCCAGGAGTTCTATGTGCTCGGGCGCGTCCGCATGCGCATGGGTTTCCACTGGAAGCCCGTCTTCAACGTGCGGCGCACGAAGCACGGCGAAGTGGGCGCATGCCCAGACTGCGGCCAGGTCATCACCAACCTTGACGGCGAGCCGATCAACCCGGTCGAACTCGAAGCCGAGGACTACCGCCGCCGGTGCAGCCACTGCGGCGCACCGCTGTGGACGCTGATGCGACCACGGAGCCTGTCCGCCAGCGACCAGTCAACGGCCGTCTTCAAAGCCTTGCAGCGCATCCCGACCATCGGGGAAGTCACGGCGCAGAAGCTGATGAAGAAGTTCGGCGACTCGTTCCTGGCGTCCATGCTCGGCGACAACATCCACGAGTTCATCAACCTCATGGATGCCAACGGCGAGCTGGTGTTCTCGGATCGCCAGGCGCACCGCATGGAGCGGGCGATGGCGAACATGGAGTTCGGCTTCGGTGAGGGCGGCTATCAGCCGTCCGAGTTCGTCAAACGCCACCTGCCGCAAGGCACGTTCGACCTGCTCATCGCCGACGAGGCGCACGAGTACAAGAACGGCGGCAGTGCCCAGGGCCAGGCCATGGGCGTGCTGGCGGCGAAGGCTCGCAAGACCTTGCTGCTTACCGGCACGCTGATGGGCGGCTACGGCGACGACCTGTTCCACCTGCTGTTCAGAGCCCTGCCGGGGCGAATGATCGAAGACGGCTACCGCCCGACCAAGAGCGGCAGCATGACCTCGGCGGCCATGGCGTTCATGCGCGATCACGGCATCCTCAAGGACATCTATTCCGAGAGCACCGGCACGGCGCACAAGACGGCCAAGGGCACCAAGGTCTCGGTGCGCACGGTCAAGGCGCCGGGCTTCGGTCCGAAGGGCGTGCTGCGTTGCGTCCTGCCGTTCACGGTCTTCCTGAAGTTGAAGGATATCGGCGGCAATGTGCTGCCGTCCTACGACGAGGAGTTCCGCGAGGTGGCGATGGACACGGCGCAAGCCGCGGCCTATCGCGACCTGTCGTTTCGTCTGACCTCGGCGCTGAAACAGGCGCTGGCCAAGCGCGACACGACGCTGCTTGGCGTGGTCCTCAACGTGCTGCTGGCCTGGCCGGATTGCTGCTTCCGGTCGGAGACGGTGGTGCACCCGCGCACGCGCCAGACCTTGGCCTTCGTTCCAGCTCAGTTCAACGAGCTGGAGGTGATGCCCAAGGAGCGCGAGCTGATCGAGATCTGTAAGCAGGAGAAAGCTGCGGGTCGCAAGACGCTGGTCTATTCGGTCTACACCGGCACGCGCGACACCACGTCGCGTTTGAAGGTGCTGCTGGAGCAGGAAGGCTTCAAGGTGGCGGTGTTGCGCGCAAGCGTGGATGCCAGCCGTCGCGAGGACTGGATTGCCGAGCAGTTGGACCGCGGCATCGACGTGCTCATCACGAACCCGGAGCTGGTCAAGACGGGTCTCGACCTGTTGGAGTTTCCGACGATCGTTTTCATGCAGTCGGGCTACAACGTCTACAGCCTGCAGCAGGCGGCCCGGCGCTCCTGGCGCATTGGCCAGAAGCAGCCGGTTCGCGTCATCTATCTCGGCTACGCGGCTTCCTCGCAGATGACCTGCCTGGGGCTGATGGCCAGGAAGATCATGGTCTCGCAGAGCACCTCGGGAGACGTGCCTGAATCGGGACTGGATGTGCTGAACCAGGACGGGGACTCCGTCGAGGTGGCACTGGCCCGGCAGCTCGTCGCGGCCTGA
- a CDS encoding TIGR03759 family integrating conjugative element protein, which yields MKHPVICFAATLAFVAGTAGTASAQSAPIASSRTVPAQVQNSNDAALDERLARDWGLRPEEWARYRQLMQGPLGIYSPNLDPLTALGIEARSDEERNRYAELQVQAESKRVGKTLAYQRAYDAAWKRLYPGQQRVNMPGAKAPGVGNKGSGRLAVFVKAECPLCEQRVRQLQAAGTAFDLYMVGSRQEDARIRQWATQAGIDAGRVRSRAITLNHDAGRWLSLGLPGDLPAVVREVNGQWQRQ from the coding sequence ATGAAGCACCCCGTGATCTGCTTCGCCGCCACCCTTGCTTTCGTTGCAGGCACCGCAGGCACAGCCTCGGCGCAATCGGCCCCGATCGCGTCCTCGCGCACCGTTCCTGCCCAGGTGCAGAACAGCAACGACGCCGCGCTGGACGAGCGCCTGGCCCGCGATTGGGGCCTGCGCCCCGAGGAGTGGGCACGCTACCGCCAGCTGATGCAGGGGCCGCTGGGCATCTATTCCCCGAACCTTGATCCGCTCACGGCGCTTGGCATCGAGGCGCGCAGCGACGAGGAACGCAACCGCTATGCGGAGCTGCAGGTGCAGGCGGAATCGAAGCGTGTGGGCAAGACGCTGGCCTACCAGCGGGCCTACGACGCGGCCTGGAAGCGGCTCTATCCCGGCCAGCAGCGCGTGAACATGCCGGGCGCGAAGGCGCCGGGTGTCGGCAACAAGGGTTCGGGCCGACTGGCCGTCTTCGTGAAGGCTGAGTGCCCGCTGTGCGAACAGCGCGTGCGCCAGTTGCAGGCGGCCGGAACCGCCTTCGACCTCTACATGGTCGGCAGCCGCCAGGAAGACGCCCGCATCCGCCAGTGGGCGACGCAGGCCGGCATCGACGCCGGCCGCGTCCGCTCGCGCGCCATCACGCTCAACCATGACGCCGGGCGCTGGCTGTCGCTCGGCCTGCCCGGCGACCTACCCGCCGTGGTGCGCGAGGTCAACGGCCAATGGCAGCGGCAGTAA
- the traD gene encoding type IV conjugative transfer system coupling protein TraD, translating to MAQPQAVEVLLRPAVELYTVAVCAGAALLCLVAPWSLALSPLLGLGSALAFLTFGAIRLREAAAILRYRRNIRRLPRYVMTSRDVPVSQQRLFIGRGFRWDQRHTHRLMQTYRPEFRRYVEPTAIYRVARHLEARLEFAPHSLSKLAKALAWDSPLNPVRPLPPLGGLPRLHGIEPREVDVTLPLGERVGHSLVLGTTRVGKTRLAELFITQDIRRKVGGQHEVVIVFDPKGDAGLLKRMYVEAKRAGREGEFYVFHLGWPDISARYNAVGRFGRISEVATRIAGQLSGEGNSAAFREFAWRFVNIIARALVELGQRPDYLLIQRHVINIDALFIEYAQNYFAKNEPKAWEVIVQLEAKLNDKNIPRNMIGREKRVVALEQYLSQIRIYDPVLDGLRSAVRYDRTYFDKIVASLLPLLEKLTTGKIAQLLAPNYSDLSDPRPIFDWMQIIRKRAVVYVGLDALSDAEVAAAVGNSMFSDLVSVAGHIYKFGIDDGLPGAATGVKVPINVHADEFNELMGDEFIPMVNKGGGAGVQVTAYTQTLSDIEARIGNRAKAGQVVGNFNNLFMLRVRETATAELLTRQLPKVEVYATTVMSGATDSSDPTGTTAFTSNTQDRISSTSVPLIEPAHVVGLPKGQCFALIEGGHLWKVRMPLPAPDSDEVMPKDLQELAGYMRQHYVEAGEWWENQGVPDLQNQALPDDLLADFKHMASADEGAEA from the coding sequence ATGGCCCAGCCACAAGCCGTTGAGGTCTTACTGCGGCCAGCCGTGGAGCTATACACCGTCGCGGTCTGTGCGGGCGCCGCACTTCTGTGCCTGGTGGCCCCGTGGTCGCTCGCGCTGAGTCCCTTGCTGGGGCTGGGCAGCGCGCTCGCCTTCCTCACCTTCGGCGCGATCCGGTTGCGCGAGGCCGCGGCCATCCTGCGCTATCGACGCAACATCCGCCGACTGCCGCGCTACGTGATGACCAGCCGGGATGTGCCGGTCAGTCAACAGCGGTTGTTCATTGGCCGGGGGTTTCGGTGGGATCAACGCCACACACACCGGCTGATGCAGACCTACCGGCCGGAGTTCCGCCGCTACGTTGAACCCACGGCGATCTACAGGGTCGCGCGGCATCTTGAGGCGCGGCTGGAATTCGCGCCGCATTCACTGTCCAAACTCGCAAAGGCATTGGCCTGGGACAGCCCACTGAACCCGGTGCGGCCGCTGCCACCGTTGGGAGGGCTACCACGCTTGCACGGCATCGAGCCGCGCGAGGTCGACGTCACCCTGCCGCTGGGCGAGCGTGTCGGCCATTCGCTTGTGCTCGGCACCACGCGCGTCGGCAAGACCCGCTTGGCAGAGCTGTTCATCACACAGGACATTCGCCGCAAGGTCGGCGGCCAGCATGAGGTCGTGATCGTCTTCGATCCCAAGGGCGACGCCGGTCTCCTGAAACGGATGTATGTGGAGGCCAAGCGCGCCGGGCGCGAAGGCGAGTTCTACGTCTTCCATCTCGGATGGCCAGACATCAGTGCCCGCTACAACGCGGTCGGGCGCTTCGGACGCATCAGCGAAGTCGCCACGCGCATCGCGGGGCAGCTCTCGGGCGAAGGCAACAGCGCGGCGTTCCGCGAGTTCGCCTGGCGCTTCGTCAACATCATCGCGCGAGCGCTGGTCGAGCTGGGGCAGCGGCCCGACTACTTGCTGATCCAGCGCCACGTCATCAACATCGATGCGCTGTTCATCGAGTACGCCCAGAACTACTTCGCCAAGAACGAGCCCAAGGCCTGGGAGGTCATCGTCCAGCTCGAAGCCAAGCTGAACGACAAGAACATCCCGCGCAACATGATCGGCCGCGAGAAGCGCGTCGTCGCGCTGGAGCAATACCTGTCGCAGATCCGCATCTACGACCCCGTGCTTGATGGCCTGCGCAGCGCGGTGCGCTACGACCGGACGTACTTCGACAAGATCGTCGCCTCGCTTCTGCCACTGCTGGAGAAACTGACCACCGGCAAGATCGCGCAGTTGCTGGCGCCGAACTACTCGGACCTCTCTGACCCGAGGCCGATCTTCGACTGGATGCAGATCATCAGGAAGCGGGCTGTGGTCTACGTCGGGCTCGATGCGCTGTCGGACGCGGAAGTTGCGGCGGCCGTGGGCAACTCGATGTTCTCCGATCTTGTCTCGGTGGCAGGTCACATCTACAAGTTCGGCATCGACGACGGTCTGCCGGGCGCCGCAACCGGCGTGAAGGTGCCGATCAACGTGCACGCCGACGAGTTCAACGAACTCATGGGCGATGAATTCATCCCGATGGTCAACAAGGGCGGCGGTGCCGGCGTCCAGGTCACGGCCTACACGCAGACGCTCTCGGACATCGAAGCGCGCATCGGCAATCGGGCGAAGGCGGGCCAGGTGGTGGGCAACTTCAACAATCTGTTCATGTTGCGCGTGCGCGAGACCGCCACGGCCGAACTGTTGACGCGGCAACTGCCCAAGGTGGAGGTCTACGCGACGACGGTCATGAGCGGCGCGACCGACAGCTCGGACCCGACCGGGACCACTGCATTCACGTCGAACACGCAGGACCGCATCAGCAGTACCAGCGTGCCGCTGATCGAGCCCGCACACGTCGTCGGCCTGCCCAAGGGACAGTGCTTCGCGCTGATTGAGGGTGGCCATCTGTGGAAGGTGCGCATGCCTTTGCCGGCGCCCGATTCGGACGAGGTCATGCCCAAGGATCTGCAGGAACTGGCGGGCTACATGCGCCAGCACTACGTTGAGGCCGGTGAGTGGTGGGAGAACCAGGGCGTTCCCGATCTGCAGAACCAGGCATTGCCCGACGATCTGTTGGCGGACTTCAAACATATGGCGTCCGCCGACGAAGGGGCCGAGGCATGA
- a CDS encoding PilL N-terminal domain-containing protein: MQPLICVAHRLAVPAMLAGCVLITGCAATDAASILTADDSPPEPAVFVRTISPEPEPSLIPVARYGRYTLVEMVPEPAQRDLLRQVIEISIPPTLDAGVGDALRHVLLRTGYRLCDAPDAASLFTLPLPAAHLRLGPLPLRDALLALAGPAWELSVDDAARAVCFTRVTAIRASSTSPVAATPASSAPAADPANPKVPPETQP; this comes from the coding sequence ATGCAACCACTCATCTGCGTCGCTCATCGCCTGGCCGTGCCTGCCATGTTGGCCGGCTGCGTGCTCATCACCGGCTGCGCCGCGACAGACGCGGCGAGCATCCTGACTGCCGATGACTCGCCTCCCGAGCCTGCAGTGTTCGTCAGAACCATCTCTCCAGAGCCCGAGCCGAGCCTCATCCCGGTGGCCCGCTACGGCCGCTACACCCTGGTCGAGATGGTGCCGGAACCGGCGCAGCGCGACCTGCTGCGCCAAGTGATCGAGATTTCGATTCCGCCGACCCTGGACGCGGGCGTCGGCGATGCCTTGCGGCACGTGCTGCTGCGCACCGGCTACCGCCTTTGCGACGCGCCGGACGCCGCATCGCTGTTCACGCTGCCGCTGCCGGCGGCGCATCTGCGGCTCGGGCCGCTGCCGCTGCGCGATGCCTTGCTGGCGCTCGCCGGGCCGGCTTGGGAGCTGTCCGTCGATGACGCTGCGCGTGCGGTGTGCTTCACACGCGTGACGGCCATCCGTGCGTCGAGCACAAGCCCCGTTGCCGCAACGCCGGCATCGAGCGCGCCAGCCGCTGACCCCGCCAATCCCAAAGTGCCCCCGGAGACCCAGCCATGA